The following are from one region of the Halorussus rarus genome:
- a CDS encoding glycosyltransferase family 2 protein, translated as MSKTIDTAKTLDGPIRESSTKSVSHVVVGIPAYNEEHAIASTVLGAKKYVDRVIVVDDGSTDKTAERARQAGATVIQHETNKGKGSAIKTLFTYIDSLEWDVLVVLDGDGQHLPSDIPTVTEPILKNDADISIGSRYLEQDPENETPRYRRFGQRVLDLLTTGSTGVKLTDTQSGFRAFSPATVKNLPLRSNGICVESEMIDAAVQQGLRIKETPIDIRYDGVEGQTYNPLRHGLSVVAFFLRLVRDRHPLLFFGVPGALLTLAGTMYGIDAILVYQQTGEFYPAKVLVSGFVTIIGILGVFCGLILNQISAIIAELTEVIEE; from the coding sequence ATGAGTAAAACGATAGACACCGCAAAGACACTCGACGGCCCCATTCGAGAGAGTTCCACGAAATCCGTCTCTCACGTTGTAGTCGGGATTCCCGCCTACAACGAAGAACACGCTATTGCAAGTACAGTCCTCGGAGCGAAGAAATACGTCGATCGAGTCATCGTTGTCGATGATGGAAGTACCGATAAAACTGCCGAACGAGCACGGCAAGCAGGCGCAACGGTCATCCAACACGAAACGAACAAAGGCAAGGGATCTGCGATTAAAACCCTCTTCACGTACATCGACAGTTTGGAGTGGGACGTCCTCGTCGTTTTAGACGGGGATGGGCAACATCTTCCAAGTGACATCCCGACCGTCACAGAACCGATCCTCAAGAACGACGCGGATATCAGTATCGGAAGTCGGTATCTGGAACAGGATCCGGAGAACGAAACACCGCGCTATCGACGGTTCGGCCAGCGTGTCTTAGATCTGTTAACGACCGGCTCCACTGGCGTTAAACTCACCGATACCCAGAGCGGATTCCGTGCCTTCTCTCCCGCTACAGTCAAGAACCTCCCGCTGAGATCGAATGGAATCTGCGTCGAGAGCGAGATGATCGACGCTGCGGTCCAACAGGGTTTAAGGATAAAGGAGACGCCCATCGACATCAGATACGACGGAGTCGAGGGACAAACGTATAATCCACTTCGCCACGGCCTTTCTGTAGTCGCTTTCTTTCTTCGTCTCGTCCGGGACAGACATCCGCTACTCTTTTTCGGCGTTCCGGGAGCGCTGCTGACGCTTGCTGGAACGATGTATGGTATCGACGCGATCCTCGTCTACCAGCAAACGGGCGAATTCTATCCCGCGAAGGTTCTCGTCAGTGGTTTCGTCACGATAATTGGCATCCTCGGTGTTTTCTGTGGGCTAATTCTGAATCAGATTTCGGCCATCATCGCTGAATTGACTGAGGTGATCGAGGAATGA
- a CDS encoding nucleotide sugar dehydrogenase — MVTIRVHGLGYVGLPVAALLANEGHDVAGYDIDEKRIRDLREGNVPVESEQLREFVRSAIDSGSLTPSSAVGPAECHIVCVPTPLGESNAADLSMVEQAADAVGEVLRPDDFVVLQSTVPPGTTSGVFRRRLEREGLRAGDDFGLAYVPETVLPGAILDELYENDRIVGGIDEDSRNAVAELYTSAVDGDVWLAPDPTTAEFVKLAQNAYRDANIAFANEMAKVARDYGVDSRTAIELANHHPRVDILDPGPGVGGHCLPVDPHFFGEGSDRLDLVERARAVNDGMAEYVVDVLAEEMSRLSEAAVAVLGIAYKGDVNDVRHSPGLSVARELQSRTSGDGRSPSVRLHDPMVDDHTLDLRPLDEALSDADAAVVTTDHSHYERLDPATVREAMDRPFVLDVKGVLDADAWAAEECTVTRL; from the coding sequence ATGGTAACGATACGTGTACACGGGCTGGGATACGTCGGTTTGCCGGTCGCCGCACTGCTCGCAAACGAGGGCCACGACGTGGCGGGATACGACATCGACGAGAAACGGATTCGGGATCTCCGGGAGGGGAACGTTCCGGTCGAAAGCGAGCAACTCCGGGAGTTCGTCCGGAGCGCCATCGATTCGGGGTCGCTCACGCCGAGCAGCGCAGTCGGCCCCGCCGAGTGCCACATCGTCTGCGTGCCGACGCCGCTGGGTGAATCGAACGCCGCCGACCTCTCGATGGTCGAGCAGGCCGCGGACGCCGTCGGCGAAGTCCTCCGGCCCGACGACTTCGTCGTCCTACAGTCCACGGTGCCGCCCGGCACGACCTCGGGCGTCTTCAGGCGACGCCTCGAACGCGAGGGGCTTCGGGCCGGGGACGACTTCGGTCTGGCCTACGTGCCCGAGACGGTACTTCCCGGCGCGATACTCGACGAACTCTACGAGAACGACCGCATCGTCGGGGGCATCGACGAGGACTCGCGGAACGCCGTGGCCGAACTCTACACCTCGGCCGTCGACGGCGACGTCTGGCTCGCACCGGACCCGACGACCGCGGAGTTCGTCAAACTCGCCCAGAACGCCTACCGGGACGCGAACATCGCCTTCGCCAACGAGATGGCGAAGGTCGCACGCGACTACGGCGTCGATTCCCGGACCGCCATCGAGTTGGCGAACCACCACCCGAGGGTCGATATCCTCGACCCCGGTCCCGGCGTCGGTGGCCACTGCCTCCCGGTAGACCCCCACTTCTTCGGGGAGGGGTCGGACCGACTCGACCTCGTCGAACGAGCGAGAGCCGTCAACGACGGCATGGCCGAGTACGTCGTGGACGTTCTCGCCGAGGAAATGAGTCGCCTCTCGGAGGCCGCCGTCGCCGTCCTCGGAATCGCGTACAAGGGCGATGTGAACGACGTTCGACACAGCCCCGGTCTCTCGGTGGCCCGGGAACTCCAGTCGCGGACGAGCGGTGACGGTCGGTCGCCCTCGGTCAGGTTGCACGACCCGATGGTGGACGACCACACGCTCGACCTCCGACCGCTGGACGAGGCGCTATCGGATGCGGACGCCGCGGTCGTCACGACCGACCACTCCCATTACGAGAGGCTTGACCCCGCGACGGTCCGGGAAGCGATGGACCGACCGTTCGTTCTCGACGTGAAGGGAGTCCTCGACGCGGACGCGTGGGCTGCCGAAGAGTGTACGGTGACCCGTCTATGA
- a CDS encoding glycosyltransferase family 4 protein translates to MLHYTSQLANAMAERADVTQFVVSGADSKVFSDRVDLRELPLPVEVSELGPSTVSGLRTVYRRLKRVESDVVHVTSGQELIPFVLPAVRDRPFVYTSHDIYYHSGEFSLRGSVVQQLLVRYADRVVVHGEYNVEQFARKFGSAEKAFEITHGDYGMFDSYCDDPTTYEPELLFFGRIAPYKGLDVLLEAERLLADRVDDFRIVVAGEGELDEFCRERIAESDHVRLLNEYVADETVCELFSRCRAVVLPYRDASQSGVLPIAYSFEKPVVATDVGTNPELVAHEETGLLVDPENPRQLAAACERLLTDREWARELGAVAHRFGEREMSWDDTAGRLLGMYDSLR, encoded by the coding sequence ATGCTCCACTATACCTCGCAGTTAGCCAACGCTATGGCCGAACGAGCGGACGTGACCCAGTTCGTCGTATCGGGGGCCGACTCCAAGGTCTTCTCCGACCGCGTGGACCTGCGCGAACTCCCGTTGCCGGTCGAGGTCTCGGAACTCGGCCCATCTACCGTCTCGGGCCTCCGGACGGTGTACCGCCGGTTGAAGCGCGTCGAGAGCGACGTCGTCCACGTCACTTCCGGTCAGGAACTGATACCGTTCGTCCTCCCGGCCGTCCGCGACCGGCCGTTCGTCTACACCTCCCACGATATCTACTATCACAGCGGCGAGTTCTCACTACGAGGGAGTGTGGTCCAGCAGTTGCTCGTCCGGTACGCCGACAGGGTCGTCGTCCACGGCGAGTACAACGTCGAGCAGTTCGCCCGGAAGTTCGGGAGTGCCGAAAAGGCCTTCGAGATAACGCACGGCGACTACGGGATGTTCGACTCCTACTGTGACGACCCGACGACCTACGAGCCCGAACTGCTGTTCTTCGGTCGGATAGCACCGTACAAGGGACTGGACGTGCTTTTAGAGGCCGAGCGGTTACTCGCCGACCGGGTAGACGACTTCCGGATCGTCGTCGCCGGCGAGGGCGAACTCGACGAGTTCTGCCGCGAGCGCATCGCCGAGAGCGACCACGTCCGACTGCTCAACGAGTACGTCGCCGACGAGACGGTCTGCGAACTGTTCAGCAGGTGTCGCGCGGTCGTCCTCCCGTACCGTGACGCCTCCCAATCGGGCGTTCTTCCCATCGCCTACTCGTTCGAGAAACCGGTCGTCGCCACCGACGTCGGGACGAACCCCGAACTCGTCGCCCACGAGGAGACGGGCCTGCTGGTCGACCCGGAGAACCCCCGCCAGTTGGCCGCGGCCTGTGAGCGACTCCTCACCGACCGGGAGTGGGCGCGAGAACTCGGTGCAGTGGCCCACCGGTTCGGGGAACGCGAGATGAGTTGGGACGACACCGCCGGACGACTGCTCGGAATGTACGACTCGCTCCGGTAG
- a CDS encoding flippase codes for MDDGTDTDAASTFGTLFRGGSVIFLGLILELGLTFVSKILIARFLGSVDYGMVATGFALLNIASWVTLIGLHAGVARYLPRYDSADDKRAVFASALQIVLVTSMSAGVALFVASPWLATTVFGNAELTPVLQVFSVSIPFASFVKLTNSSIRGLKLSLPKVYLDNVTLPVARFALVAVALWFGLRSVAIAVAYAASFAITALVGFYYLRTRTRLFSWYGERSRHRELLAFSSPLIITAMFSMLLVNLDTFLVGYYWSMSEVGVYNVVYPLANLMTVFLSSFGFVFLPFISTLHQEDHDERLATVYRTVTKWITFVTLPILLVFLLFPGLIVEIAFGAQYVDGAFALSVLAVGFFVHSILGLGWETLTAIGRTKTVMIVNVVAATANVVINVALIPEFSIYGAAAATTASYLLLNALYLWRLYVDVGIHPFARDWLVPTTVFSGSVGVTYLLVVNTLGMAKTTLLALAPALLVLYVGVIVHFGGIQREERLLLEKVEEQTGVELTKYLG; via the coding sequence ATGGATGACGGAACCGACACAGATGCCGCCTCAACGTTCGGCACGCTCTTTCGGGGCGGAAGTGTCATCTTCCTCGGTCTGATCCTCGAACTCGGCCTGACGTTCGTCTCAAAGATTCTCATCGCCCGGTTCCTCGGGAGCGTGGACTACGGGATGGTGGCGACCGGGTTCGCTCTGCTGAACATCGCGTCGTGGGTCACGCTCATCGGACTCCACGCCGGGGTCGCCCGTTACCTCCCGCGGTACGACTCGGCCGACGACAAGCGGGCGGTCTTCGCGTCGGCGCTCCAGATAGTGCTGGTCACGTCGATGTCGGCCGGTGTTGCCCTCTTCGTAGCCTCGCCGTGGCTGGCGACGACCGTCTTCGGGAACGCCGAGTTGACCCCCGTACTGCAGGTCTTCAGCGTCTCCATCCCGTTCGCCTCGTTCGTCAAGTTGACGAACAGCTCGATTCGGGGGCTGAAGCTGTCGCTCCCGAAGGTGTACCTCGACAACGTTACACTCCCGGTCGCTCGGTTCGCGCTCGTCGCGGTCGCGCTGTGGTTCGGACTTCGGTCGGTCGCCATCGCCGTCGCCTACGCGGCCTCGTTCGCCATCACCGCGCTGGTCGGGTTCTACTACCTGCGGACCCGAACCCGACTGTTCTCGTGGTACGGCGAGCGGTCGAGGCACCGGGAACTGCTGGCGTTCTCGTCGCCGCTCATCATCACGGCGATGTTCTCGATGCTGCTCGTGAATCTGGACACGTTCCTCGTCGGCTACTACTGGTCGATGAGCGAGGTCGGGGTGTACAACGTCGTCTACCCGCTGGCGAACCTGATGACCGTGTTCCTGAGTTCGTTCGGGTTCGTCTTCCTCCCGTTCATCTCCACGCTCCATCAGGAGGATCACGACGAGCGGTTGGCGACCGTTTATCGTACTGTCACCAAGTGGATCACCTTCGTCACGTTGCCCATCCTGCTGGTGTTCCTGCTGTTTCCTGGCCTCATCGTCGAGATCGCGTTTGGTGCGCAGTACGTCGACGGCGCGTTCGCGCTCTCCGTCCTCGCCGTCGGCTTTTTCGTCCACTCGATACTGGGACTCGGGTGGGAGACGCTCACCGCCATCGGGCGGACCAAAACGGTCATGATAGTCAACGTCGTGGCCGCGACCGCGAACGTCGTCATCAACGTCGCGCTGATTCCCGAGTTCTCCATCTACGGGGCCGCCGCGGCGACCACCGCGTCGTACCTCTTGCTCAACGCACTCTACCTGTGGCGACTCTACGTCGACGTGGGCATCCACCCGTTCGCTCGGGACTGGCTCGTGCCGACCACCGTCTTCTCCGGGTCGGTCGGGGTGACCTACCTCCTCGTGGTGAACACGTTGGGGATGGCAAAGACGACCCTTCTGGCGCTCGCTCCCGCCCTGTTGGTCCTCTACGTCGGCGTCATCGTCCACTTCGGAGGCATTCAGCGCGAGGAGCGCCTCCTGCTCGAAAAGGTCGAAGAGCAGACGGGCGTCGAACTCACGAAGTACCTCGGATAA
- a CDS encoding glycosyltransferase family 4 protein, whose translation MDIRYLALHTPESVGYDSCEEFLEFAEYHHEYCRLMDERGHDVEFWHLGRSERSVRHEYGHLVRQFPAINPGEFGKELSPSLYVATVRASPDVVHVHGFHQLNNVPLLVSQWFTDSLVVQNHGPSRDASEFGTALWYRGLRAAFAGTDATVLSVNRKEVRNVRRFSIGSDVEYIPNAVDTEKYRPRDKSEARERLGLGDGRYVLFVGRMEEPKGVSYLVDAMADVPATLLLVYGGGDDDHVAELRRRATDWGTNVEFVGRVSDDELVDYYNAADVCAFPSLTEGFGVVCLEAMACETPVVGTTAHTSGEQGHLDHGETALVAERADASSLRDEIRRLLDDDELRNAIATAGRESVVDEFSWPAIADQLEATYRRGAV comes from the coding sequence GTGGATATCCGATACCTCGCACTCCATACGCCGGAGTCTGTCGGCTACGACTCCTGTGAGGAGTTCCTTGAGTTCGCGGAGTACCACCACGAGTACTGTCGGCTGATGGACGAGCGGGGACACGACGTGGAGTTCTGGCACCTCGGACGGTCCGAACGGAGCGTCCGACACGAGTATGGCCACCTCGTCAGGCAGTTTCCTGCGATCAACCCCGGAGAGTTCGGCAAAGAGCTCTCGCCGTCGCTGTACGTGGCCACGGTTCGGGCCTCGCCCGACGTGGTGCACGTCCACGGCTTCCACCAGTTGAACAACGTCCCGCTGTTGGTCTCCCAGTGGTTCACCGATAGCCTCGTGGTCCAGAATCACGGGCCGTCGCGTGACGCTTCGGAGTTCGGGACCGCGCTCTGGTACCGCGGCCTCCGGGCGGCGTTCGCTGGAACCGACGCCACCGTCCTGTCGGTCAACCGCAAGGAGGTCCGGAACGTCCGCCGCTTCAGCATCGGAAGCGACGTGGAGTACATCCCAAACGCTGTGGACACTGAGAAGTACCGTCCGCGCGATAAATCGGAAGCCCGCGAGCGACTCGGCCTCGGCGACGGACGGTACGTTCTCTTCGTGGGCCGGATGGAGGAACCGAAAGGGGTATCGTACCTCGTCGATGCGATGGCGGACGTGCCGGCCACGCTTCTGCTGGTTTACGGCGGCGGCGACGACGATCACGTCGCGGAGTTGCGCCGTCGCGCCACCGACTGGGGGACGAACGTGGAGTTTGTGGGTCGGGTCTCGGACGACGAACTGGTCGATTACTACAACGCCGCCGACGTTTGTGCGTTCCCGTCCCTCACGGAGGGTTTTGGCGTGGTCTGCCTAGAGGCGATGGCCTGCGAGACCCCGGTCGTAGGTACAACGGCTCACACGAGCGGCGAACAGGGCCACCTCGACCACGGTGAGACAGCGCTCGTCGCAGAACGGGCGGACGCTTCGAGTCTCCGCGACGAGATTCGTCGACTCCTTGACGACGACGAACTCCGGAACGCCATCGCCACCGCCGGTCGGGAGTCGGTGGTAGATGAGTTCAGCTGGCCCGCCATCGCCGACCAGCTCGAAGCCACGTATCGTCGGGGCGCGGTATGA
- a CDS encoding DUF354 domain-containing protein has protein sequence MRNEADRRRTQTGAAGETETRTGRRRPSVWVDLVSPSHPFFFDALLKRLPDVDVTATARQKTETVTIANSLGIRPRVVGQDLQHPALRPFGIPLRTAQLAARAPKCDVSLSSRNVMCILASKARGVPSIHFTDNDVTAYIDGLTQEELYHRLEGTATYNVVPESFRQATLASEVLPSSQVFTYDGYKEDVSVAAFDPDPTFTDRLPFEEFVVVRPEALTASYVAETDSLIPDLLAGFASAGVNVVYLPRGRGDESYADEYGDAVFVPDDPLDGLQLAWHATCVLTGSGTMAREAACMGKPAVSFFPHSLLSVDRKMVEEGRVYHSRDPDAILDYVVSLTPRRIEPDRSRSKDTYEDVADLTEDLIRRCLD, from the coding sequence ATGCGAAACGAAGCGGACAGGAGGAGGACGCAGACCGGCGCGGCCGGGGAGACCGAGACGCGGACCGGCCGCAGACGGCCGTCCGTGTGGGTCGATCTCGTAAGCCCCTCACACCCCTTCTTCTTCGACGCGCTGTTGAAGCGACTCCCCGACGTGGACGTCACGGCGACGGCACGGCAGAAGACCGAGACCGTGACGATAGCGAACTCGCTGGGCATCCGACCGCGCGTGGTCGGTCAGGACCTCCAGCACCCGGCACTCCGGCCGTTCGGGATTCCGCTCCGGACCGCCCAACTCGCAGCTCGAGCGCCGAAGTGCGACGTGTCGCTGTCGTCCCGGAACGTGATGTGCATTCTCGCCTCGAAGGCCCGCGGCGTCCCCTCCATCCACTTCACGGACAACGACGTCACGGCGTACATCGACGGCCTCACTCAAGAGGAACTCTACCATCGACTCGAAGGGACCGCCACGTACAACGTCGTGCCCGAATCCTTCCGGCAAGCGACCCTCGCCTCGGAGGTCCTTCCGTCGTCACAGGTGTTCACCTACGACGGCTACAAGGAGGACGTGTCTGTCGCGGCGTTCGACCCGGACCCGACGTTCACCGACCGGCTTCCGTTCGAGGAGTTCGTCGTCGTCCGCCCGGAGGCGCTGACCGCCTCCTACGTCGCCGAGACGGACTCGCTCATCCCCGACCTGCTGGCCGGGTTCGCCAGCGCGGGCGTCAACGTCGTCTACCTACCGAGAGGCCGGGGCGACGAGAGCTACGCCGACGAGTACGGCGACGCTGTGTTCGTCCCCGACGACCCGCTCGACGGACTCCAGTTGGCGTGGCACGCCACCTGTGTGCTGACCGGTTCGGGCACGATGGCCCGCGAGGCGGCCTGCATGGGCAAACCGGCCGTCTCCTTTTTCCCCCACTCGCTGCTATCGGTGGACCGCAAGATGGTCGAGGAGGGTCGCGTCTACCACTCTCGGGACCCCGACGCCATCCTCGACTACGTGGTGTCGCTCACCCCGCGCAGGATTGAACCCGACCGGTCGCGCTCGAAAGACACCTACGAGGATGTCGCCGACCTGACCGAAGATCTGATTCGAAGATGTCTGGACTAA
- a CDS encoding GNAT family N-acetyltransferase has protein sequence MGLDIELIRETERDEWDSCVVKSPQTTFFHRYDALQSVADYFDAALYPLIGYRGQEPVGILPLFELGKGPFTIIASPPPHLEVNIGPALLNYDKVKQRKKEKRHREFVDGCLDFIEGNFDTNYVDLKTATRYNDVRQFIRRGYDVGVSYTYVLDLTPSEEELLGRFSRDARSNITNVNADEYVTERGSAEEIPAIVNLVQRRFDEQDLYYWLNSELAVDLYTTSSSEYVRPYVCRVDGKIVGGILALEHGDTMYRWQSGSRLDVDIPVTELLDWHVIQDARERDLKCYDLVGAMEQSLCDYKSKFAPDPVPVYTMERKGIVASVAEQAYSRMSNMFRDIVGL, from the coding sequence ATGGGACTTGATATCGAACTCATTCGCGAAACCGAAAGAGACGAGTGGGACTCGTGCGTGGTGAAGTCTCCACAGACGACCTTCTTCCACAGATACGATGCTCTACAATCGGTTGCCGACTACTTCGACGCGGCGCTTTATCCGCTAATCGGCTATCGAGGTCAAGAACCCGTCGGAATCCTTCCGCTATTCGAACTCGGAAAGGGTCCGTTCACGATTATCGCATCGCCACCCCCGCACCTCGAAGTGAACATTGGGCCTGCATTGCTGAACTACGACAAGGTAAAACAGCGAAAGAAGGAGAAACGCCACCGCGAATTCGTTGATGGATGTCTGGACTTCATCGAAGGTAACTTCGATACGAATTACGTAGACCTAAAGACAGCGACCCGTTATAACGACGTTCGACAGTTCATTCGACGAGGGTACGACGTGGGTGTCTCCTACACGTATGTTCTAGATCTAACGCCATCCGAAGAGGAACTGCTCGGCCGGTTCAGTCGGGACGCCCGGAGCAATATTACGAACGTCAACGCCGACGAGTACGTCACCGAACGAGGGAGTGCTGAAGAGATACCAGCTATCGTCAATCTCGTACAGCGTCGTTTCGACGAGCAAGACTTGTACTACTGGCTCAATTCGGAGTTGGCGGTCGACCTCTATACCACGTCGTCCTCCGAGTACGTCCGACCGTACGTCTGTCGTGTCGACGGCAAGATAGTCGGCGGAATCCTTGCGCTGGAACACGGCGATACCATGTACCGTTGGCAGAGCGGTTCACGATTGGACGTCGACATTCCAGTTACTGAACTTCTCGACTGGCACGTCATCCAGGACGCTCGTGAGCGCGACCTGAAATGCTACGACCTCGTCGGCGCGATGGAGCAGAGTCTCTGTGATTACAAGTCCAAGTTTGCCCCGGACCCGGTGCCAGTGTACACGATGGAACGAAAAGGAATCGTAGCCTCGGTGGCAGAACAGGCGTACAGCCGTATGTCGAACATGTTTCGGGATATCGTAGGTCTCTGA
- a CDS encoding asparagine synthase-related protein has protein sequence MVLRELKELLTGVVADRLRRMECEVSDIHGASTPTIVIKISSVRPYYPLSHRNILLSKECIGSMTGLVGGVRGSGVEAVRAAMPTESWSNWKDVSGDDVEVGLAYHGDSDPGGTTCWQSGSRHVLVFGIVPNRDELGYSTTELVDELFESPETTFSKLDGPFSLAGVDVDREILLLGTDKIGSRPLYYANAGIGTTDEEFAFCSHVGPLSELVDPELDPQALSDMLMLGSVWGERTLLAGVRGLRPGHFLQYEGGKTTVTRYWHPTCDTSETRFYGQRVFREYRNAVTNVTDTVTGDIGLWLSGGLDSRMMGTVLAEYGVFPTAFTYDRPLDYRKVVGYSDVDLAPKVAKRLSLDHETVAHPPSEVPEFLTRAVKLVDGMIAWPSLLGLAASFELPRSDLDVVFEGSGHSEFLGEGLWRYHLNPGNYSRPESAILARHGNLDPDEAETYLTADVNPVETLTEEVTRSEQDTFAATVTDVNVRNLFSRFQLLSNKVPRSLFGTRHPFASGDLLAVLCRLPADRSMATVPLTGGKIPWGYSPLKLDLARRLGPAMARLPYERTGIPPSMPNRLHGVGFVVQESVNRTLSEPPFHRWLREYPPFREWTVSRLEQSRRRPEWSTDAIDSVAADVLEGEGEFGTAAAIASVELWCDAYDL, from the coding sequence GTGGTACTCCGCGAACTCAAGGAACTCCTCACAGGAGTCGTAGCCGACAGACTCCGGCGTATGGAGTGCGAGGTATCGGATATCCACGGAGCATCGACGCCGACCATCGTAATAAAAATATCGTCGGTTCGACCGTACTACCCGCTATCTCACCGAAATATTCTATTATCAAAAGAATGTATAGGGAGTATGACCGGGTTGGTGGGCGGAGTACGGGGGAGCGGCGTCGAAGCAGTTCGAGCGGCGATGCCGACCGAATCGTGGTCAAACTGGAAGGATGTTAGCGGCGATGACGTAGAGGTGGGTCTTGCGTATCACGGCGACAGTGACCCCGGCGGAACGACCTGCTGGCAGTCGGGGTCCCGGCACGTGCTGGTCTTCGGCATCGTCCCGAACCGCGACGAACTGGGGTACTCGACCACGGAACTCGTGGACGAACTGTTCGAATCGCCCGAGACTACCTTCTCAAAGCTTGACGGTCCGTTCTCACTGGCGGGAGTGGACGTCGACCGGGAGATCCTACTGCTTGGGACCGACAAAATCGGTAGTCGTCCACTCTACTATGCGAACGCCGGAATTGGCACGACTGACGAGGAGTTCGCCTTCTGCTCACACGTCGGTCCGCTGTCGGAACTTGTGGACCCGGAACTCGACCCGCAGGCCCTGTCGGACATGCTGATGCTCGGAAGCGTCTGGGGCGAGCGGACCCTGCTGGCGGGCGTCCGCGGTCTCCGCCCGGGTCACTTCCTGCAGTACGAAGGCGGCAAGACCACCGTTACCCGCTACTGGCATCCGACCTGCGACACCTCCGAAACACGGTTCTACGGCCAGCGGGTGTTCCGGGAGTACCGGAACGCGGTGACGAACGTGACCGACACCGTCACCGGCGACATCGGTCTCTGGCTCTCGGGAGGACTCGACAGCCGTATGATGGGGACCGTCCTCGCCGAGTACGGCGTCTTCCCGACCGCGTTCACCTACGACCGGCCGTTGGATTACCGGAAGGTGGTCGGGTACAGCGACGTGGACCTCGCGCCAAAGGTCGCTAAACGGCTATCGCTCGACCACGAGACGGTGGCTCACCCGCCGAGCGAGGTGCCGGAGTTCCTGACGCGGGCCGTGAAACTGGTGGACGGGATGATCGCGTGGCCGTCTCTTCTGGGACTCGCAGCGTCGTTCGAACTCCCACGGTCGGACCTCGACGTGGTGTTCGAAGGGTCTGGTCACAGCGAGTTCCTCGGCGAGGGGTTGTGGCGCTACCACCTCAACCCGGGAAACTACTCTCGCCCCGAGTCTGCGATTCTAGCCCGCCACGGCAACTTAGACCCCGACGAGGCAGAGACCTACTTGACTGCCGACGTGAACCCCGTCGAGACGCTCACCGAGGAGGTCACTCGGAGCGAACAGGACACGTTCGCCGCGACGGTCACTGACGTGAACGTTCGCAACCTCTTCTCGCGGTTCCAACTTCTGAGCAACAAGGTACCCCGGAGCCTGTTCGGGACGCGCCACCCGTTCGCTAGCGGTGACCTGCTGGCGGTCCTCTGTCGTCTGCCAGCCGACCGCTCGATGGCGACAGTCCCGCTAACGGGCGGCAAGATTCCGTGGGGGTACTCCCCGCTGAAGCTCGACCTCGCTCGTCGTCTCGGACCCGCGATGGCTCGACTGCCCTACGAGCGCACCGGAATACCTCCGTCGATGCCCAACCGCCTCCACGGCGTCGGGTTCGTGGTTCAGGAGTCGGTCAATCGGACGCTGTCCGAACCGCCGTTCCATCGGTGGCTTCGAGAGTATCCGCCCTTCCGGGAGTGGACGGTGTCGCGCCTCGAACAGAGTCGCCGTCGCCCAGAGTGGTCGACGGACGCTATCGATAGCGTCGCCGCGGACGTATTGGAGGGCGAAGGCGAGTTCGGGACGGCGGCGGCAATCGCGTCGGTGGAACTCTGGTGTGATGCCTACGACCTCTGA